DNA from Ziziphus jujuba cultivar Dongzao chromosome 2, ASM3175591v1:
ttaaatttgttatgaaaaatacaatagcttacaaattatgtaaaaatatgtcaatgagatgatatttaatttatttgataattaatttgttatgacaaaatatttatttaaaatttttgtattctatttattttggatgaagctagttttcgtttttttgtattttaattatttttatatttttactattttaatcacttttcacaaaatttaaaaaaattaaaaaaaaaaaaaagaaggggtgatgcattaacaaataatgcgtcgctaaaagtgttgATGCGTCATTAAATAggtgactctattaatgcgtcgctaaatagtcgaTTCTActaatacgtcgctaaatagtcaactctattaatgcgtcgctaaatagacgactttattaatgcgtcgctaaatagtcaactctattaatgcgtcgctaaataggcgattatactaatgcgtcgctaaatagtcaactttattaatgcgtcgctaaaagtcaatatgcgtCGTTAAAATTCAAAGATAGGTGACTCTCGTACTGCATCGCTTATTGTTTTATAGATTTAGCGACAGGACGTTAAGCGACACTGTAcgatacgtcgttatttattttgtgcgacgtaTTTATTGCGTCATTTATCAACGCAATTCTAGTAGTGGCAAAAATACTTATTTTGGTGTGAATGTTAAAACCCCTTACTAAATATCTGTACCCACCCCTCCATTCATAATCTTTCTATAAGATTTTTAGTTGATGAGTTGGGTGGCCAAGTTTGGAAATGAAGTTCCATATTGAGGGTTGAAGTTTTAAATTGACTTGGGAGCTAATTGGACTATTTGTTATGTATTTTGATTTCACTTgtaatggttttatttttgaacttgTAATATTTGTGTTATAATGAAGACTTTGGATAGTATTGTATTATTTGATTAAGTTGGAAAAGCTGTTACAGTACCAGTTCAAAACTTGCATTTCTGATCATTTTTTGACCAAGGGCTTTTAACTTTTTTGCTGTGAGTTCGTACCCCACAGTGGGCACCAAACTGTTTAGGTCAAAAATTGTCTCTTTCTGTATTGGATAACCCTCTTTGCCTACAATcctaaaaaaaaagtagagtgAATGGAGTAAGCTTGACACCGGTGTAGTAACTTGCCTAATGACACACTGACATTCAAGTCGATGTAATATTTATTGAGAGAATACAGAGGATTGAGAAAGAACGGCGTAGGATAGAAGTCATACCTAAACTGGTTGTGCCTAGGTTGTTTATAGGTACTTTTTTAGGCTTTGAATCAGCAAGTACACCTACCTTCGGGCTTATTAGGAGCCGAAAGTACTTCATTATTGAGATTAAATATTCCCACACAAGTGACTCGAGACCAATTTGTAGGATACGCATTGTCTTTAATAAATAGGCCTAAAATCTTATGGCCCCATtggtatatatattgatatgtcAAGTCTATTGGATCTTTAAACTCTCTTGGCTTTtcccatttttctttctttcttttctttccttttctctttttctttttttttttttaaattaaaaaaaattaatgtttttggtttttcaaaagCTTAAATTTGCCACCAAATATTGTAGGCCCGGAATATATATAGaaacgaatatatatatatatatatatatatatatatattttcccttttgtccttgttttttaaaatggaaataaatagACGTAGCCCACCTACCCCAAAAAGTGCTGTATTTGTTATAGTCTAGACCATGGGCTTTACCCACGTACCTCAACAGTCAAACTTTAGCTAGGTGTTGATGAGTTTAAAGGTACTAAAGTGATGCCGGCCGATTccgtacatatataaatatttatagataaatattttattcacgaaaaagaaaaaatttagctAGGTCATACCTCTTATTAGAAATCTATAGCTTCACCTAACACTTACTGCGACTTCTATGATTAATTAGGTGGGAATTGAAACTACACCctcttcaatttctttctttcaattcCATTCCAAACTCTGCCCTtcaatttatttctttcaatttcattttgcataaatatttataattctctAAAAGAAAACCTTATtgcattaattgatttatttaacagATTTGGAATCCATCACCATTCTGAGACAGATTCTAATTAAGGCCTGAAACTAGCAGCATAAGGGACATGCAGAGACCCAGTGTACAAATCAAAATTGAACTCCTGAACTTCACTCACTGCCTCAACTCCATATGCTAATGCAAAAGACTCCTCTTGCAAAACCTGACCCTGCTCATTCACTCTCAGTCCAAGCGCCAACATTGGAGGCGTCGGCGGCGGTGGCGGTCCCAAAATTCTGTTCACCGCTACCCAAAACTCCCCCCGCGAATTCCTCCGAATGCTATGTGGTGTTCCCTTAACCACCAAGAACGTCTCCGATGTATTAGCTTTTGGACCTCTTAGCCAAAACCTATTAATCCTCTTTCCTAAGAACTCACTCACCAACACGAACGATCCATCTTTGCTTACTGCCACTCCTGCCGCCACCGAAAGGCCTCGGAGAAGCGTTGTGGCTTTCTTGGTCCTGGGATTGTACTTGAACAGGCTACCTGAACTGTCTTTGCTACTAACCAAGCTCGATAAATCTCTACAAAAAAATGTACGCAGATCATTGCACGCGTACTAAATAAGAATATTTACAAACAGAGAACATCAAATTCGAAGTAAGTACCTCAATTTGAAGTTAGAGCTGGCTTGTGTGAAATAAATATTCCTAGTTCCCTGGTCAATGTCAAGACCAGCTAGGAAGTTGAAATGAACACCGTCCGCTGAACACGCAAGTCTGGTTGCAGGACCTCCATTGGGACCCACAAAAAAGAGTCCATTATCAGCATCAGCAATGTAGAGATTTCCTGTCCGTTGATTGAAGGTCAATCCCATTGGCCTCCCGCAAATTGACTGGAGTCGTTGGTCGGTAGTGAAATCACACAATGATTTGGATCTGATTTAACAACAATCAATGCTGATCGAATATAGAGAATAGGTTTGCATAATATATTGCTGCTAATATACCCCTTCCCCATTTTATCCATAATAATGACTATTACATGACTAGGATAtaatactactaataataataaccataataaaatGTTTCACAAAGTAGTTTTATTTCATAAACGGTTTGAAATGATGTTTttcatattagattttttttttttttttttttaaattgtacttagacaatatatgtaaatttaaagTACAAACTactatacttttaaaaaaaattgaaaacccaaaaacagaaaacataaaTGTTAACAAACCAAcaagttttagtttttaattatttcttgaggTAGCACTTTAGAACTTGATAGGAACTGCGTaatgtagaaaatatattaaacctATTTGCTGGAGTAAACGCAAATTCTGTGAAGCCAATTCTGGGTCCTTCATACTTGAAAATTCTGCCATCGGAACTGCCCGTATAGGGTCCTTCGCCATTGGAATCAAAGGCTAGATAGGCAGGACCTGAAAGTGGTGTTGGCAAACGAAGCAAGTTGAGTAGAGTTAGGGAAAGAACTGTATATGGGATACTGAGGAGGAAGACGAAAATGGAGAGCATGGCTGTTTTTGAGCTCAGAGAAAACATTTCTTACAAGCCTTtgtttatgatgatgatgatgatgatgaagctcCACGGAAaggaatcatatatatatatatatatacacatataatgcTATTCAAAGACACGAGAATTTTGCCTTCTAagccttccccccccccccccccccccccccccccccctttttttttttttccaaaaagctGATCAACGTGTGGCAGAAACAAAGCTAGGAAGTGATGTAAAGCGGCAAAAGTTGCACTTTAGACTAATTCGTAAAAGAAGACTAGTTTCATAAGCTGagtttttttaaccaaatgtgaAAAAGGAATGCAAAAAGGAGGCATAGAAGTTATAAC
Protein-coding regions in this window:
- the LOC107418967 gene encoding protein STRICTOSIDINE SYNTHASE-LIKE 12, producing MFSLSSKTAMLSIFVFLLSIPYTVLSLTLLNLLRLPTPLSGPAYLAFDSNGEGPYTGSSDGRIFKYEGPRIGFTEFAFTPANRSKSLCDFTTDQRLQSICGRPMGLTFNQRTGNLYIADADNGLFFVGPNGGPATRLACSADGVHFNFLAGLDIDQGTRNIYFTQASSNFKLRDLSSLVSSKDSSGSLFKYNPRTKKATTLLRGLSVAAGVAVSKDGSFVLVSEFLGKRINRFWLRGPKANTSETFLVVKGTPHSIRRNSRGEFWVAVNRILGPPPPPTPPMLALGLRVNEQGQVLQEESFALAYGVEAVSEVQEFNFDLYTGSLHVPYAASFRP